The genomic segment AAAAACAAGTATAGAAACTACAATTGTCAATGGTAGAATATGGTTATCAAGAAAGAAATTTTTCACTTCCTCAAGCAAATCATGATAATGATTAACAGATTACAGCCCTGTTCTCAAAGCCAGAGAGCAACTAACAAAGAAACTTGCTACTTTATAAACTTAAATAGAAAAGGAAGGTCTTACCACTGGGCTTTGGTACAACATGGGGACTCCACATATAGCCTGTTGGCAAATGAGATATTGATCCATGGTAAGTACTGAAGTAGGCAATTGGAGCAAGCTTCAACTTTCTTTTTCTAAAGTCATTAATGTATCCCCTAATGCCCCACCATATCAGTAAATCCACAACAATATATGAAAGCTGTATGCAGCAAAAGCAATTCAGAAAGTTAATTATGGCATCAGTGTAATGTCATATAAGAAGAATTTTAGAACAAGTGTGACACCAAATGAGAACATACCCAGTAACCAGCACTCTGAGGTACACGAGCTAGTGGATGAGGAAATTCATACGTTGGCCTGCCTATTGAAATAGATGTGAGATTGCAGAACtccaaaaattaataaaattaaagctGAGCACCAGAAACATGAGAAGATTCTAAAAGTTCAGTATTCAGCATATTTGTACTTAATAACGTAGAATACGCATacgcatacatatatatatatattaatatatctGTGTGTGAAAGCTATATCATTGAATACAATATTTAAAAAGTGAACAAAATACATatatttgaaagcataacataaataTGCAGCATATTTATCAATTTCACGATGCACAAAACAGTGAATAAACTGGAGAAAGTGagcttttattttgttttgtaaaATTAGTTCCATCACAGTTCAATACATAATGTAGTTTTATTCAATTAGAATTTAGCCttcattttcttttgattttcaAAATAGAACACATACACAAAcaccccccccctcccccccccccccaaaaaaaataaataaaaaaatcgaCTAAAACTTTTCATGCAACTCACGTCCATGGCATTGTGAAGAAGATGTGGAGAGGTACACCAAGAGCTTCAGCAACATGTGCATGTCCTGCAAAGCAAATGTAAGAGTTTAATGTACTTTACCTCCAACTTAATAAGCAAAAATAAAAGTTAAGAATTACTGAGGACTTCATCTACTAAGTACTCATGAAATACATGGGGAAGGAATGTAGAAACTAATGAAATACATTCAGCTTCTAAATACTCACCATAAGCAGGAGGGTTTGCAATTATTGCCTGAGCTTTAAATGGAACGCCAGTTTCCAAATCTGGTTCCGTACATGCGGGAAGAAGAGATTCAATAATTGCTTTCAGTTCCTTCCTTTGTATCAATATTTCTTTCGGTCCAGATGGGATGAGACCTTTATTTCTAGCCATATCtaatattcataaaaatattcTTGTCATAAACTTCAAACATCGAAGAGATAGTTTGGATATTCAAGAAACATGTCAAATATATAATCAatattcttattattttgttaGGTCAGATATTTCCTCTTTTTTTATACAAGGTATAATTTCCAAACTTTGGCCTTCAATATTTGTTTATGTAGAAATATAAACACATGATTAAAGTGAACTTGTTGCCGTTAAAACAGACAGTAGAGAGCACAAAACAAATCAAGTATTGAACTCTCATGAATAAACCGTGTATTACACTAATTCACACTTTCATTTTAGAAGATAATAATTACATTGGGAAACAAaacgaagaaaaaaaaacagaacacTATGCATTCAATTCCACAAATAATTGACTCATGACAGAGTACAACAAGGGGTCATATAAAATGGTCAAACAACAAGATCAAAGatcaataaataaatttaaattgcaTTTATCACCAAgcaattgaaaaataaaataaataaataaatagaccAGGGACCTCTTACATCCTGCCAAAATTCGAGGATCACCACCCAAGGGATAAAAGTCTACGCCTGCCGATTTTACAAAAGTTCTGAAGTTAGCGTGAGTTGCCAACCTAACATGATGACCAAACTCCTGCAATTACAAGTTGAAACTCAATCTTAAATTTAAAGTGAAACCTACAATAGATAGCTAGTAATAGAGTATACTCTCCTATAAACAAGGGGCATAAAAACAAGAGAAAAAATTATCATTTCATGGAAGGTGATTTAGGCTTACAGCTTACTAAATGCCAAGGAAAGTATCATACTACAATTTGATAAGCATTCATATTATTTTATTAGTCCATTTTCACAAATATGATGTACAATATAATTGTCTGGAAACAGAGAGGAAAGCTTCATTGTACATACTCTCCCAAAATATCATAGATAGGGTTAATGCTGATTTTAGATTtgataaaaaaaagaagaaataataaaacattataatTTACACGTACCTGTAGTCTCTTTGCCACAGCCAAGAAAGGTTGAACATCTCCTCTTGTTCCAACCACAAGTATGGCAATTTTCAACCTTGGAATCGATTTACAGGATCCAGAAGTCTTATCATGAAGAGTAATAGGTGGTCCAATATTGTGACGCTCTAACCACTCAGAAGCAACAGGTGTACTTTTATCTAAATCAACTTCTACAGTTCCATCATTCTGGATCTTCACTAAATTCACTATCAATTGTTGCTGAGAAGCACAAAAAAGTAGTAGattaatatataaaaaagaaGCAAAAATCACAATCACATGCATGTAATTTGGCACATACCTTTTCCCTCTCGGAAAGTCTATCTAGCTTTTCTGTCATGGACCGAGAGAATGTAATCCCATAATCATCATTCATTAGACTTCTATGGGCTTCAATAGGAGCGGTGCTGCAATGATCTAAGCCTTTAAGAGCAGATGACTCCAATatcagtgaaaagatcatatAAAGTTTCACAATACATGCATACATGAAATATTCAGCTAAAGTAATTTCTAGCACATTGTAGAAGCATCAGCAAGGTTTGAGAAAGGCCAAAGGAATTTGAGTCCAATCATTTTATGAAACAACTTCAAATGAAAGAATTCATGTGTAGCAGATAAAGTACAATCAAAATAAGAAATTATCAAGAGGATTGCCCATTCTCCTTGGTTTTTCGTACTCTGTTTCATCATATCAATAAATTCTATTTATGTTTCTTGCAAGGGGGGAAGCAGGTACACCTCGTATCAAATGGACAAAAGTAATTTGGACATAAACTAACAATTTCTAACCTCAAATTTTATAGTGATATTCCTGGAAAACCACAATGGGACCAACACCCATGTGGCAATTCCCATAAAATTTAATGATCAATTTTTCTGATACTGATTTTCCATTGTTTCTACTTTCTTAAAGTACACACACTCTAGATACATAAGAATCTTGTGATTAAAAAGAATGAGACATTTTGTCAAGTCTAAATCTAAGTAAGAAACAAGACTAAAATAAGGTAGGCATAGATAATGTCATATAGaattcaaaaataatttatagcTATGTCAGCTATATTGGAAACTTAGACAGTAAAAAAGACAAGTCTCAAGCAGCATATCATCAActgcaaataaataaataaataagagtaCCAAGTCTACATCAAATTCTCTGAAATGGTACCACTCCTCAACCTAAACAATTACTTAAATTTCTTTTATGAATGTATATGTGTAAGCAGCCTCACACAAACAAGTATTGGCTAGCCAACAAACAACTAAATGGTTAAAAGGTTAGTAAGAGCCTAATAATTTTTTTCACTTACAAAGTTAAAACTTTCAAATGCCATGATATAAAACTAgcagtaaaagaaagaaagactTGAATTTTGACATTTGGGGCCAAGTGAAAAACCTTTCCAAGGCGAATTGGTGACATACAACTCCTTTGATCGAGAAATCTCTAGAACAGGAGAACGCCTAGCCGAATTCGCCCTCTTATTATCTGTCGTACTAGCATCCAATTGTTCATGTCGACTGCTCTTATCACCCCTCTTTACGAATTCACCGACACTAGCAGCAGTCTTCTCAATATCATCATCACATGGCTGTTGACTACTACTAACACCTTCTTCCAAATGTTTCGCTGATTGATCAACCCCATTACTCCCCATTCTACCAACAACACAACCTTAACAATTGGAACTCAAAATCAGCAGTTCTATTCGCCTAGTAACTACCCCAAATCCTCAAATCAATAAAAACAGATAATACAAACATATGATCGAACACAATGAAAACATAAAACCCACTACTCTGAAAACCCTTCAAAACCAGTTCCCAGAATCCAAAATCTCAAACAAAACATGAAACCCAATAACTCAAAACCCTTACAGTTCAAAACCCAGAAACCAAAAACATCGGAAAATGAGTGATGAGAAGGCGGAACAACCAACCCGTAACAGGGTGGATGGAATATGATTAAAGGGTTTTAAATGGTAACTGACTTCTTGACCAAAAGGTGCCCCCACCAATTAGTCAAACGCATATAAAGAAAGTTTGGTGGGCACAAGTTTAAAAACCGCTTCTTTAACTCCCGAAACCAAAATCGAAGGAAAGTTTAACAGCGAGTGAACTGCTTGCTACAAATGATTATGGACAAactaaataaagaaaaagcaAATCTACAACTAACTGAATATTCGGAAATTCTATATCTAAACAAGAATATTCTAAAATGGCTATGAGATGAGACACTCAATACATAATCATCAATTATTTTTAAAAGCCTGAGAGGAGTTACTCTGTGAATGAGGAAAGTACACTAAGAAGCTTCGTGCTGTCTGGATTGAAGAAACAACCTATAGAGAAATAACTTTATTTTCTTTTGtattatgtatatgtatgtatatttatattttttttattaattatatatattttaatggatTATAATGCCTTTATTAATTGCcgaaattttatttttatctcCGAGAACGAAGGAAAGAAATATTTTTTGTTGAATCTcaacaaattttttttcttttaggaAAAAAGGGAAGAAATAATTTAAAacgtttttattttattagataaATGTGTGTATTAATTCTGAGGGTGTACACGAATAGAATTTCACATATTTTAGATTTTTGGATTTAGATTCTACGAATTCAATAACAAAGGCTATCGAATTAGAAAATATTTGGATTTATTCAGATTTCAGGTTTaagatttaattataaaaaatttacaCTCATTACTTTTTTTATCTTAATTACAATAGTAATAAGGTGAGTTATTTTTGCTGAAAAAAAAACGTgagttattatatatatttataattattcttttattttataCCATTTTTAAACTTATTTCCCCTGTCTTCTAACCATTTTTCAGATTTTTGATaaagttgttatctttttctcttattctttaactttaaaaatattttttggctACACTACTAGTCAGTTGGGCTCAAGAATGGTACCATCAGTGCCTAATTTTTAAagtgatcattttgatatatgaGAAACAATATTTTTTCGTTGTCGCCAGAGAAAATAACCAGAATAAAAAACAAACATTCCAAgaaa from the Humulus lupulus chromosome X, drHumLupu1.1, whole genome shotgun sequence genome contains:
- the LOC133806983 gene encoding sterol 3-beta-glucosyltransferase UGT80B1; the encoded protein is MGSNGVDQSAKHLEEGVSSSQQPCDDDIEKTAASVGEFVKRGDKSSRHEQLDASTTDNKRANSARRSPVLEISRSKELYVTNSPWKGLDHCSTAPIEAHRSLMNDDYGITFSRSMTEKLDRLSEREKQQLIVNLVKIQNDGTVEVDLDKSTPVASEWLERHNIGPPITLHDKTSGSCKSIPRLKIAILVVGTRGDVQPFLAVAKRLQEFGHHVRLATHANFRTFVKSAGVDFYPLGGDPRILAGYMARNKGLIPSGPKEILIQRKELKAIIESLLPACTEPDLETGVPFKAQAIIANPPAYGHAHVAEALGVPLHIFFTMPWTPTYEFPHPLARVPQSAGYWLSYIVVDLLIWWGIRGYINDFRKRKLKLAPIAYFSTYHGSISHLPTGYMWSPHVVPKPSDWGSLVDVVGYCFLNLGSKYQPQEKFVQWIKKGPKPIYIGFGSMPLEDSPQTTDIILEALKDTGQRGIIDRGWGDLGSLKDVPVDVFRLEDCPHDWLFPQCSAVVHHGGAGTTATGLKAGCPTTIVPFFGDQFFWGDRIHQKGLGPAPIPISQLNVENLSNAIRFMLQPEIKAQALELAKLIENEDGVAAAVDAFHRHLPPELPIPSSSSDDDEHPIPLDWIFAKIGKWCCLPCGGTGS